From the genome of Fundidesulfovibrio terrae:
ATTCGCTCCGGGCCACGATGTAGATGTCCGGGTTGAGCTGGCGCGCGGTGAGGGTGACATAGACGTTGGCCGATTCGTCCGTAAGGGCAGAAACCAATGATTTTGCCCTGTTGAGCCCGGCAGCCAACAGGACCTCGTCCTTGGTGGCGTCGCCGGGCACGAAGGGCAGATCCTTTTGCTGCAGCTCGTCGATGAGCTGCTGGGAGCGCTCCACCACGACCACGTCGTGGCCCTCGGCGTCGATCTCCCGGGCCACGATGGCCCCGATGCGGCCGTATCCGCAGACGATGGTGTGCCCATGCATTTTGTCGATGGCCCGCCGCATCCTGCGCCTCCCGAAAATGTTTTGGATATGCCCCTCGATGACCAGCTGCACGAAGGCGCCCGCCAGGTAGAAAAACGTGCCCACCCCGAACAGGATCACCAGGGAGGCGACCACACGGCCCGCGCGCGATAGGGGATGCACCTCGCCGTAGCCCACCGTGGAGAGGGTGATGAGCATCATGTAGACGCTGTCGAACAGGTCCCAGCCCTCGATGACCATGAAGCCGGTGGTGCCCATCACGAAGACCACCACCAGGGAGCACAGGCCCGCGATCACCGGCCACAGGACCCCGAGCCTTTTTCTCAACGCGGCGAACCGGCCGGCCGCGCCCTTCATGCCTTTGGGGCCCCGGCGCTTCACGCGCCCTCCTTTCCGTGCTTCACCTTGAGGGTGGTGATGGCGTCGCGCAGTTCGGCGGCGCGTTCGAAGGCCAGGTCCTTGGCGGCTGCCCGCATGTCCTTCTCCAGACGTTTGATGAGCTTTTCCACGGTGCCGGCGTCCTGGGCGCGCTGCATGATCTCGTCGATGAAGCTCGCGCCCTTGGCCTTCTGCCCCTTTTCGGCCTTGCCCTGGGCGTAAATGGCTTCCAGGACGTTGTCCATCTCCTTGCGGATGGTCTGGGGGACGATGCCGTGCTCCAGGTTGTGCGCCTCCTGCTTGGCGCGACGGCGCGAGGTCTCGTCCATGGCTTCCTGCATGGAGCGCGTGACCGAGTCCGCGTACATGATCACCTTGCCGGAAACGTTGCGCGCGGCGCGGCCGAAGGTCTGGATGAGCGAACGGGCGCTGCGCAGGAACCCTTCCTTGTCCGCGTCCAGGATGGCCACCAGCGACACTTCGGGGATGTCCAGCCCCTCGCGCAGCAGGTTGATGCCTACGAGCACGTCGAACTCGCCCGCACGAAGGGCCTGGATGATGGCCACCCGCTCCAGGGTGTCGATGTCGGAGTGCAGGTAGCGGGCGGTGACGCCGAACTTGTTGAAATAGTCGGTGAGCTCCTCGGCCATGCGCTTGGTGAGCGTGGTCACGAGCACGCGTTCGCCGGCGGCCATGCGCTTCTTGCACTCGGAGAGCAGGTCGTCCACCTGTCCCTTGGTGGGGCGCACTTCGGGCTGGGGGTCGAGCAGGCCCGTGGGACGGATGATCTGCTCCACCACCAGGCCCTGGGCGCGCTCCAGCTCCCAGGGGCCGGGCGTGGCCGAGACGTAGATGGTCTGGCCGATGCGCTCCTGGAACTCCTGGAAGTTGAGCGGCCGGTTGTCCAAGGCCGAGGGCAGGCGGAAGCCGTAGTCCACCAGGGTGGACTTGCGGGACCGGTCGCCGTTGAACATGCCCCCGATCTGCGGCACCGTTATGTGCGATTCATCGATGAACAGGATGAAATCCTTGGGGAAATAGTCGATGAGCGTGGCCGGGGGCTGGCCGGGCCTGCGGCCGTCCAGGTGGCGCGAATAGTTCTCGATGCCGTTGCAGTAGCCCAGCTCCTCGATCATCTCCAGGTCGTAGAGGGTGCGCTGCTCGATGCGCTGGGCCTCCACATGCATCTGCCGGTCCTTGTAGAAGACCAGGCGCTCGCGCAGTTCGTCACGGATGTCGCTCATGGCCCGCGAGAGGTTGTCGCGGTCAGACACGTAGTGGGAGTTGGGGAAGATCACCGTTTTTTTCAGCCGGCCGAACACCTCGCCCGTAAGCGGGTCCGTCTCCAGCATGGATTCGATCTCGTCGCCGAAGAACTCCAGGCGCAGCGCCCGCTCGCGGCTGTAGGCCGGGATGATCTCCAGCACGTCGCCGCGCACCCGGAACACGCCGCGGTGGAAGTCCACGTCGTTGCGCTCGTACTGCACCTCCACCAGCCGGGTGATGACCTCCTCCATGGAGACGCGCTGGCCTTCCTCCAGGGGAATCACCATCTTGGCGTAGTATTCGGGCGAGCCCAGGCCGTAGATGCAGCTCACCGAGGCCACTATGACCACGTCTCGGCGGGTGAGCAGCGCATGGGTGGCGCTATGGCGGAGCTTGTCGATATCTTCGTTGATGGACGAGTCCTTCTCGATGTATGTATCCGTGCGGGGCAGGTAGGCTTCCGGCTGATAATAATCGTAGTAGCTGACGAAGTATTCGACGGCGTTGTCCGGGAAGAGGCCCCGAAACTCGTTGAAGAGCTGGGCCGCCAGGGTCTTGTTGGGGGCCATGATCAGCGCCGGGCGGTTGGACTTGGCTATCACCTGGGCCATGGCGAAGGTCTTGCCGGTGCCCGTTGCCCCGAGCAGCACCTGGTCGCGGATGCCCGTGGCCAGGTTGGCCGTGAGCTCCTCGATGGCGCGTGGCTGGTCGCCCTGGGGCGAATAGGGGCTGGAAAGCGTGAACCCCGATTGACTTTTGTCCAGAATTTTCAAATCTTTCCCTCGCGGTTACGAACAGGTAGATTCTACGGCCTTGAAGGCCATAAAACAAGCTCGGAGGCATCCATGTTGATCGATATCGTCCCGGCCCTTGAAAAACTGCCCGTGGACAGGGCTTGGTCCATGTCCATCGTCATCAAAAGCTTCAAGGGGCGCAAGGACGTGGAGGTCCATCTCTTCCGCCCCGAATGGGACTGCCTGGAGGAGGAGAGCTACGACTGGGACGTGGTGCTGGGCGATCCCATGCACCCCGACATGGACGCCGACATCGGCTCCGGCCGCAAGCTGGTGATGGAGTCGTTCACCCCCGAAGAGCGCGACATGATGGTGGCCTACTTCCAGGAGCGCTACAAGGGCAAGCTCGAGGCCATACGCTCCTGCCCCATCGACTTCCCCGTGCCTCTCGGCATCCCGGCCCTGTGCGACATCACCGAAGGCAAGGACATCGGGTTCATCCTCTTCGACAAGATTCCCAACTACACCCTGCCCTTCCCCATCCGAGGCTTCTTTGACCTGAGCCAGCACCCCCCCATCGTGGAGGCACAACAACAATGAAAAGCGTCTGCGTGTTCCTCGGGTCCAACCCCGGCACGTCGCCCGGGTACACCCAGGCGGCCGAAACCCTCGGCGGCCTCTTGGCCGCCCGCAAGATCACCCTGGTCTACGGCGGGGCCAAGAACGGCTTGATGGGCATTCTGGCCAGATCCGTGGCCGATGCCGGAGGCCGTGTGGTAGGCGTGCTGCCGGGATTCCTCAAAGCCAAGGAACTGGCCTTCGAGGGCTTGGCCGAAATGTTCGAGGTGGAGTCCATGCACGAGCGCAAGGCAAAGATGGCCGAACTCTCTGACGGGTTCATCGCCATGCCCGGCGGCCTGGGCACACTGGAGGAGATTTTCGAGGTGGCCACCTGGGGACAGCTGGGGCTGCACGCCAAGCCCGTGGGATTCTACAACGTCCAGGGCTATTACGACAAACTGGCCGCCTTCCTGGACCACATGGTGGAACAGGGATTCTTGAAAGGTCCGCACCGCAACAACCTGATCCAGGGCGACAACCCGGCAGAACTCCTGGACATCATGGCCGCGTTCAAGCCCGCTGTTCTGGGCAAATGGTTCGGGCTGGAGAAAAGCTAGATTTATTGTGAAAGGCGGGGCGCTGCCCCGCCTTTCACCTCACAAAGCTGAACCGCACCGCCCCGTCGATCTCTTCCCGCTCAAGCCGCCACTGTGAGAACGTGTGCGCCAGTTCCTCGAAAATCGAGGCCTGGCCGGCGTTGGCCCACACGTCCACGCGCGAGGCCCCGACGAACCGGAGGTGCCACCCGACCTCCGCGCCCACGCCTCAGCACTTGCCGCGAACGTCCAGCACGATCCGCTCACCATCCATGATGCAGATGCTCCTTGCGTTTGTCCGGGTCGCTCCACCACGCGGGCGTGAGCCAGCCGTCCGGTTCCTCATTCATGGCCGACGCGGCCTCCACCATGCGCGTGAACAGCTTTCGGGGAATCTCGCGGGCGCCGAAGCGGACCACATGCGGTGTGGCCTGTTGGCAATCCATAAAGTGATACTTTAATTCTTTGAGCAGCCAGACCAGATGGACGAAGGCCACCTTGGAGGCCTGCGGAACCTCGTGGAACATGGATTCACCAAAAAACGCCCGCCCCACGGACACGCCGTAGATGGCCCCCACGAGGCGTCCGTCCAGGCGGCACTCCACGCTGTGGGCATGCCCGGCCTGGTGCAGGCGCACATAGGCCCGGATCATGTCGTCGGTGATCCAGGTGCCCGCCTGTCCAGGGCGGTCCATGACGGCGCAGGCGCTGATCACGGCCTGGAAGTCGGTGTCCACGCTCACCCGGAAGGGATGGTTGCGCAGGTAGCGCCGGAAGCGGGAATCCAGGACGAGGTCCTTGGGGAAAAGCACAGGCCTGGGGTCGGGCGACCACCAGAGGATGGGATGCTCGTCGTTGTACCAGGGGAAGATGCCGTGGCTGTATGCTTCCATCAGCCGGGCCACGCTCAGGTCGCCGCCCACGGCCAGAAGCCCCCCGGGATCGGCTGATTCCGGGTCGGGGAAGCGGATGGCGGTGGTCAGAAGCGATATCACGGGCGCTATTTGACCGGTTTGGCCTCCAGCACCTGAAGGACGTTGCCGGGCTTGACCACGCCGGTCACTTGCAGGCGCGTGCCCACATGGTCCTTGGGGTGGAAGCAAAGATCGTCGATGCAGCCGTAGAAGGTGCCATCGTCGGCCTTGAAGCGCACGCAATAGTAGAAGGGCTCGTCCTGGCCGCCCCAGCTGGAGCTGGAGCGCGAGCGCACGCAGCCCTCATAGCGGCCGGTGATCGTCACCTGCTGCTCGGCGGGGTCGTAGCCCTCGAAGGAGACGCGTGACAGGTAGGGAACGCTGGAGGCCGAGCCGGCGTAGACCTCCGAGACGCTCAAGCGCACTGCGGAGCCGCGCCCGGTGAGCGTGATGGTCTGGGGCTTGTCGGTGTCCTTGAGGGTGACGGTCTGGGTGCCGCCGTCGTCGAAGGCCAGCACGGCCGTGCGGATGCGCCCGTATTGCCTGAAGGACCCGTGCGCGGCCCAGCCGTTGACCACCGTCATGCGCGTGACCACCACATGCTTGGAGAAGCCGAATTCGATCCACTGCCCCACGGCTACGCCGGTGGTGTTGGCCGGGTCCACCAGCCGCGACAGGTTGCCGCCGGGTTCGGTCTGGGCCGAAGCGTCGATCTGGATGGCCAGGGGGCTGGAGACGGCCGGTTTCCCGGCCCAGGCCGGACAGGCGGCTGCGAGGGCGAGGAGCAGTATGAGAAGGCGCATGTAGGCTCGCTTCCGTTAATAGAGGTTGGCCATTTCCTGCGAATGATAGAGGAATTCCACCCGTCGGTTGATGGCGCGGTTCTGATCGGAGGTGTTTGGGGCTATGGGCTGGCTGTCGGCGTAGGCGGCTGCCTTGACCCGTGTGGAGGGGATGCCCCCTTTTTCGACGATGTAGCGTACGCACGCGGCGGAGCGAAGCGCCGAGAGTTCGAACTTGGACAGGCCATTGCCGGACTCGATGTCGTCGGTGTGGCCGCGGACAACCAGGTCCACCTTGATCTTCTTGAGCACCCCAACCACGTCGTCCAGGAGCTTGAAGGCTTCGGGCTTGAGCACTGCCGACCC
Proteins encoded in this window:
- a CDS encoding potassium channel family protein → MKRRGPKGMKGAAGRFAALRKRLGVLWPVIAGLCSLVVVFVMGTTGFMVIEGWDLFDSVYMMLITLSTVGYGEVHPLSRAGRVVASLVILFGVGTFFYLAGAFVQLVIEGHIQNIFGRRRMRRAIDKMHGHTIVCGYGRIGAIVAREIDAEGHDVVVVERSQQLIDELQQKDLPFVPGDATKDEVLLAAGLNRAKSLVSALTDESANVYVTLTARQLNPDIYIVARSESPDHSQRLIRAGANQVLFPHLYGGIRMAQSVLRPTVLGFMDLAMRGDIEDLQMEQLTIAPGSPVAGKDLIESQLRQRFNIIVIGIKKADGKLLFNPQPQAVLEAGDTLILVGGKQNLAAMQNELA
- the uvrB gene encoding excinuclease ABC subunit UvrB: MKILDKSQSGFTLSSPYSPQGDQPRAIEELTANLATGIRDQVLLGATGTGKTFAMAQVIAKSNRPALIMAPNKTLAAQLFNEFRGLFPDNAVEYFVSYYDYYQPEAYLPRTDTYIEKDSSINEDIDKLRHSATHALLTRRDVVIVASVSCIYGLGSPEYYAKMVIPLEEGQRVSMEEVITRLVEVQYERNDVDFHRGVFRVRGDVLEIIPAYSRERALRLEFFGDEIESMLETDPLTGEVFGRLKKTVIFPNSHYVSDRDNLSRAMSDIRDELRERLVFYKDRQMHVEAQRIEQRTLYDLEMIEELGYCNGIENYSRHLDGRRPGQPPATLIDYFPKDFILFIDESHITVPQIGGMFNGDRSRKSTLVDYGFRLPSALDNRPLNFQEFQERIGQTIYVSATPGPWELERAQGLVVEQIIRPTGLLDPQPEVRPTKGQVDDLLSECKKRMAAGERVLVTTLTKRMAEELTDYFNKFGVTARYLHSDIDTLERVAIIQALRAGEFDVLVGINLLREGLDIPEVSLVAILDADKEGFLRSARSLIQTFGRAARNVSGKVIMYADSVTRSMQEAMDETSRRRAKQEAHNLEHGIVPQTIRKEMDNVLEAIYAQGKAEKGQKAKGASFIDEIMQRAQDAGTVEKLIKRLEKDMRAAAKDLAFERAAELRDAITTLKVKHGKEGA
- a CDS encoding TIGR00730 family Rossman fold protein, producing the protein MKSVCVFLGSNPGTSPGYTQAAETLGGLLAARKITLVYGGAKNGLMGILARSVADAGGRVVGVLPGFLKAKELAFEGLAEMFEVESMHERKAKMAELSDGFIAMPGGLGTLEEIFEVATWGQLGLHAKPVGFYNVQGYYDKLAAFLDHMVEQGFLKGPHRNNLIQGDNPAELLDIMAAFKPAVLGKWFGLEKS
- the aat gene encoding leucyl/phenylalanyl-tRNA--protein transferase — protein: MISLLTTAIRFPDPESADPGGLLAVGGDLSVARLMEAYSHGIFPWYNDEHPILWWSPDPRPVLFPKDLVLDSRFRRYLRNHPFRVSVDTDFQAVISACAVMDRPGQAGTWITDDMIRAYVRLHQAGHAHSVECRLDGRLVGAIYGVSVGRAFFGESMFHEVPQASKVAFVHLVWLLKELKYHFMDCQQATPHVVRFGAREIPRKLFTRMVEAASAMNEEPDGWLTPAWWSDPDKRKEHLHHGW
- a CDS encoding NADase-type glycan-binding domain-containing protein, which translates into the protein MRLLILLLALAAACPAWAGKPAVSSPLAIQIDASAQTEPGGNLSRLVDPANTTGVAVGQWIEFGFSKHVVVTRMTVVNGWAAHGSFRQYGRIRTAVLAFDDGGTQTVTLKDTDKPQTITLTGRGSAVRLSVSEVYAGSASSVPYLSRVSFEGYDPAEQQVTITGRYEGCVRSRSSSSWGGQDEPFYYCVRFKADDGTFYGCIDDLCFHPKDHVGTRLQVTGVVKPGNVLQVLEAKPVK